From the genome of Pelobacter propionicus DSM 2379, one region includes:
- a CDS encoding UbiD family decarboxylase, which translates to MASPDLQHFIATLERRNELAAIDAEVDPLLEIAAITDRVCKSPMNGPALLFRAPTGSRFPVATNLFGSPRRVCLALGVDHLKHLTERMSALLGGIPAPELSSLDRQIAGLADFSRFSPHASPKPDPRLTAMAAPDLGLFPFLQSWPGDGGSDGFPRYITLGQVYTRHPESGHQNCGMYGAQLRGPTELALRWKQGSGAGRHLERYRRRGVPMPVAITLGGPPAMTLSALFPLPGELDELTFAGFLASSPLRTTACRTVPLMVPAACELLIEGYVNPAETVREGPFGNHTGSYSPATDASLMRVTTISHRPHAIIPATVVGPPPMEDCWMARAWERLLLAFLQRLIPGIAEICLPLQWVFHQSAIISLENPTPAMVRETASRLWETPWFTASRLLIFVDAGTAPDDLGTVAWSAINSCDVDGDMIRDSSGLRTALDATGCRMARQRIQPDEAVARRIARRWKEYGLE; encoded by the coding sequence ATGGCGTCCCCTGACCTGCAACACTTCATCGCCACCCTGGAACGCCGCAACGAGCTTGCCGCAATCGACGCCGAAGTCGACCCGCTGCTGGAGATCGCCGCCATCACCGACCGGGTCTGCAAGTCTCCCATGAACGGGCCGGCGCTGCTCTTCCGCGCCCCCACCGGATCGCGCTTTCCGGTCGCCACCAACCTGTTCGGTTCCCCCCGCCGGGTCTGCCTTGCCTTGGGGGTTGATCACCTGAAGCACCTGACGGAGCGCATGTCGGCGCTGCTTGGCGGGATTCCGGCTCCCGAGCTGTCCAGCCTGGACCGCCAGATCGCCGGTCTGGCCGACTTCTCCCGCTTCTCTCCGCACGCCTCGCCGAAACCCGACCCGCGACTGACAGCCATGGCAGCGCCCGACCTGGGGCTGTTTCCCTTCCTGCAGAGTTGGCCCGGCGACGGCGGCAGCGACGGTTTTCCCCGCTACATCACCCTGGGCCAGGTCTACACCCGTCACCCGGAGAGCGGCCACCAGAACTGCGGCATGTACGGCGCCCAGCTTCGCGGCCCGACGGAGTTGGCCCTGCGCTGGAAGCAGGGGAGCGGAGCCGGCCGGCATCTGGAACGTTACCGCCGCCGGGGGGTGCCCATGCCGGTGGCCATCACCTTGGGAGGCCCGCCGGCCATGACCTTGAGCGCCCTGTTCCCCCTGCCGGGGGAGCTGGACGAACTTACCTTTGCCGGCTTCCTCGCCTCGTCCCCCCTGCGGACCACTGCCTGTCGCACGGTGCCGCTGATGGTCCCGGCCGCCTGCGAACTGCTCATCGAGGGGTACGTGAACCCCGCTGAAACGGTACGCGAGGGTCCCTTTGGCAACCACACCGGCAGCTACTCCCCCGCCACCGACGCCAGCCTGATGAGGGTCACCACCATCAGCCACCGCCCTCACGCGATCATCCCGGCCACGGTGGTGGGGCCGCCCCCCATGGAGGACTGCTGGATGGCCCGGGCCTGGGAGCGGCTGCTGCTGGCATTCCTGCAGCGGCTGATCCCGGGCATTGCCGAGATCTGCTTACCGCTGCAGTGGGTCTTCCACCAGAGCGCCATCATTTCCCTTGAAAACCCGACTCCGGCCATGGTAAGGGAAACAGCCTCCCGGCTCTGGGAAACCCCCTGGTTTACTGCCAGCCGGCTGCTGATATTCGTGGATGCCGGAACCGCTCCGGACGACCTGGGCACGGTTGCCTGGTCCGCCATCAACAGCTGCGACGTTGATGGCGACATGATCAGGGACAGCTCAGGCCTGCGAACGGCCCTGGACGCCACCGGCTGTCGCATGGCGCGGCAGCGGATACAGCCGGACGAAGCCGTTGCGCGACGCATCGCCCGCCGCTGGAAGGAATACGGACTGGAATGA
- a CDS encoding 4-hydroxybenzoate octaprenyltransferase has product MNAMTHNGPIGKIAVFLEMIKFSHTVFALPFALSGALLAAGGMPTGRQLFWIVLAMVGARTAAMGLNRLIDAAIDARNPRTAGRAIPAGLIGRGATLLFILASLILMLVAAGQLNRLCLFLSPLAIFFLLLYSYCKRFTSLAHVVLGLCLSAAPLGAWVAIRGSIDPPALILGGAVLFWVAGFDILYALQDLEYDRSAGLHSIPVLLGVEGSLWAARIFHMVMLGLLLALFSLMQMGPWFMAGILITAAMLLYEHWLLRNGDLTRLDAAFFNMNGYISVVFLLGTAAEVLTRQA; this is encoded by the coding sequence ATGAACGCCATGACACACAACGGACCCATCGGAAAGATCGCCGTGTTCCTGGAGATGATCAAGTTCTCCCACACGGTTTTCGCCCTCCCCTTCGCCCTGTCCGGCGCGCTCCTGGCGGCCGGCGGCATGCCAACCGGCCGCCAGCTGTTCTGGATCGTGCTGGCCATGGTCGGCGCCCGCACCGCCGCCATGGGGCTCAACCGCCTGATCGACGCCGCCATCGACGCCCGCAACCCCCGCACCGCGGGGCGCGCCATCCCGGCCGGCCTGATCGGCAGGGGCGCCACCCTGCTCTTCATCCTCGCTTCGCTCATCCTGATGCTGGTGGCGGCCGGCCAGCTGAACCGGCTCTGCCTGTTCCTCTCCCCTCTAGCGATCTTCTTCCTGCTGCTCTACTCCTACTGCAAGCGCTTCACCTCGCTGGCCCATGTGGTGCTGGGGCTCTGCCTCTCCGCCGCCCCCCTGGGGGCCTGGGTAGCCATCCGCGGCAGCATCGACCCTCCGGCCCTGATCCTGGGGGGAGCGGTGCTCTTCTGGGTGGCCGGCTTCGACATCCTCTACGCGCTCCAGGACCTGGAGTACGACCGTTCCGCCGGCCTGCACTCCATCCCGGTGCTGCTGGGGGTGGAGGGTTCGCTGTGGGCCGCGCGCATCTTCCACATGGTCATGCTGGGGCTGCTGCTGGCACTGTTCTCCCTCATGCAGATGGGCCCCTGGTTCATGGCCGGTATCCTGATAACGGCGGCCATGCTGCTCTACGAGCACTGGCTGCTGCGGAACGGCGACCTGACCAGGCTGGACGCGGCGTTCTTCAACATGAACGGCTACATCAGCGTCGTCTTCCTGCTGGGCACGGCGGCTGAAGTGCTGACGAGGCAGGCATGA
- a CDS encoding CAP domain-containing protein has protein sequence MNRTFAFILTLICLALLPVSRADASPACFAGKILEEINLARSQPHRYADYLRHLRNVSEGTAYNVPGSPLPIQTREGTDAVDEAIRFLERQKPLPALSWSPGLAAAAIELAREQSETGGTGHAGTSGGVRERIARQGRWKGRIGENIAYGPGNPRGMVMQLIINDGVPERGHRRNIFRRSFAVSGIACAPHPHYGGLCVMDFADRFLD, from the coding sequence ATGAACAGAACTTTCGCATTCATACTCACGCTTATCTGCCTGGCCCTGCTACCGGTCAGCCGGGCGGACGCTTCGCCAGCCTGCTTTGCCGGCAAGATCCTGGAAGAGATCAACCTTGCCCGCAGCCAGCCCCACAGATACGCCGACTATCTGCGTCACCTGCGCAACGTCTCCGAGGGAACGGCATACAATGTTCCCGGCAGCCCCCTCCCCATACAGACCAGGGAGGGAACTGATGCCGTGGACGAGGCGATCCGCTTTCTTGAGCGCCAGAAACCGCTGCCCGCGCTCTCCTGGTCTCCGGGGCTGGCTGCCGCCGCCATTGAACTCGCCCGCGAGCAGAGCGAAACCGGCGGCACCGGCCATGCGGGCACCAGCGGCGGCGTGCGCGAACGCATCGCCCGCCAGGGCAGGTGGAAGGGACGCATCGGCGAGAACATCGCCTACGGCCCGGGCAACCCGCGCGGTATGGTCATGCAACTGATCATCAACGACGGCGTCCCGGAACGCGGGCACCGCAGGAACATCTTCCGCCGCTCCTTCGCCGTGAGCGGCATCGCCTGCGCCCCCCATCCCCATTACGGCGGCCTGTGCGTGATGGATTTCGCCGACAGATTCCTGGACTGA
- a CDS encoding UbiX family flavin prenyltransferase — MKRQRILLALSGASGAIYGLRLARELARRDVELTLTATPSGRLVCREETGLDLSGDPVEAGIRLAGHLGLKTAIRVVAPDDLFFASASGSAAPDAMIVCPCSMGTLGRIAAGISANLIERSADVMLKEHRPLLLAPRETPLSEIHLENMLRLARAGARIIPAMPAFYHQPRTLDDMIDFVVGKILDQAGFENSLYRRWSD; from the coding sequence ATGAAACGACAACGAATCCTGCTGGCCCTGTCCGGTGCCTCCGGCGCCATCTACGGCCTGCGCCTGGCGCGGGAACTGGCACGCCGGGACGTGGAACTGACCCTCACCGCCACCCCCAGCGGCAGGCTTGTCTGCCGGGAGGAAACCGGCCTGGACCTGTCCGGCGACCCGGTCGAGGCCGGGATACGGCTGGCCGGCCACCTCGGCCTGAAAACTGCCATCAGGGTGGTGGCGCCGGACGACCTCTTCTTCGCCTCGGCCAGCGGCTCGGCCGCGCCGGACGCCATGATCGTCTGCCCCTGCAGCATGGGCACCCTGGGACGGATCGCCGCCGGAATCTCCGCTAACCTGATCGAGCGCAGCGCCGACGTCATGCTCAAGGAACACCGGCCGCTGCTGCTGGCACCCCGCGAGACCCCCTTAAGCGAAATCCACCTGGAGAACATGCTCAGGCTGGCCCGTGCCGGGGCGCGCATCATCCCCGCCATGCCGGCGTTTTACCACCAGCCGCGAACTCTGGACGACATGATCGATTTTGTGGTCGGAAAGATTCTGGATCAGGCGGGGTTTGAAAACAGCCTCTACCGCAGGTGGTCGGACTAG
- a CDS encoding Dabb family protein: protein MITHIVFFKLSEPTPEAIATVQQKLLSMQGKIPQLRHLEAGIDFVRSERSYDVALVTKFDSRDDLQAYQVHPYHAGEVIPLMKSSCSSIVAVDYEG from the coding sequence ATGATCACCCATATCGTCTTCTTCAAGCTGTCGGAACCGACCCCCGAGGCAATCGCCACCGTTCAACAGAAACTGCTCAGCATGCAGGGCAAGATTCCCCAGTTGCGCCACCTGGAGGCGGGCATCGACTTCGTCCGCTCGGAACGTTCCTACGACGTCGCCCTGGTGACGAAATTCGATTCCCGTGACGACCTCCAGGCCTACCAGGTCCATCCCTACCACGCCGGCGAAGTGATCCCGCTGATGAAGTCTTCCTGCTCTTCCATCGTAGCGGTGGACTACGAAGGCTGA
- the glgA gene encoding glycogen synthase GlgA, protein MMNSPEKLSILFAASEAAPFAKEGGLGDVVGALPKYLSRMGHDARVVIPRYYSVNREKFDLRPLPGTLVVPMGIMGNQYCSVLEGRLPGSDVPIYFLEHEGYYGRAGLYQQDGEGYLDNDNRFVFLSKAALELCKMLDFRPDVVHAHDWHTGAIPVLLNTSYLHDRLVGDAAALLTLHNMQHQGNFYPGLMEVLGIGWKHFNYLEMEKDDQVNLLKGGIYHATLLNTVSAGYAREIQTPEFGWGLEGVVRDRGRDLHGILNGVDYEEWNPASDRFIAAHYSARTVKKGKAACKRDLQETMGLPQRDDVPLLGVVSRMVKQKGTDLLAEAIHRILEMDLQFVMVGNGEPWSHFYFGDIAAQYPEKFACLIGYNEALAHKVEAGSDFFVMPSAFEPCGLNQMYSLAYGTPPIVRATGGLEDSVENFDEETLTGTGFKFWSHSAQALFDTVGWAVYTYYNNPQGLAALRKNGMAQRFTWDDAALKYEELYRKAIKLRRGAEYYRNRFGE, encoded by the coding sequence ATGATGAACAGCCCGGAAAAACTCTCGATCCTGTTCGCCGCCTCCGAGGCCGCCCCCTTCGCCAAGGAGGGGGGGCTCGGCGATGTGGTCGGCGCCCTGCCCAAGTACCTCTCCCGCATGGGACACGATGCGCGCGTGGTAATCCCGCGCTACTACAGCGTCAATCGAGAAAAATTCGACCTGCGCCCCCTACCCGGAACCCTGGTGGTACCCATGGGAATCATGGGCAACCAGTACTGCTCGGTCCTAGAGGGGCGCCTTCCGGGGAGCGATGTCCCGATCTATTTCCTGGAACATGAGGGCTATTACGGCCGTGCCGGGCTTTATCAGCAGGATGGCGAAGGGTACCTGGACAACGACAACCGCTTCGTCTTTCTCTCCAAGGCAGCCCTGGAACTGTGCAAGATGCTCGACTTCAGGCCGGACGTGGTTCATGCCCATGACTGGCATACCGGCGCCATCCCGGTCCTGCTGAACACATCCTACTTGCACGACCGCCTGGTGGGTGACGCTGCGGCGCTGCTGACCCTGCACAACATGCAGCACCAGGGGAATTTCTATCCCGGCCTGATGGAGGTGCTCGGCATCGGCTGGAAGCACTTCAACTACCTGGAGATGGAGAAGGATGACCAGGTCAACCTGCTCAAGGGGGGCATCTACCATGCAACCCTGCTCAACACGGTCAGCGCCGGTTATGCCCGCGAGATCCAGACGCCGGAATTCGGCTGGGGACTGGAGGGGGTCGTGCGCGACCGGGGCAGAGACCTGCACGGCATCCTCAATGGTGTCGACTATGAGGAGTGGAACCCCGCAAGCGACCGCTTCATCGCCGCGCACTATTCAGCCCGCACCGTGAAGAAGGGCAAGGCAGCCTGCAAGCGGGACCTGCAGGAGACCATGGGTCTGCCGCAGCGTGACGATGTGCCGCTCCTGGGGGTGGTTTCCCGCATGGTCAAACAGAAGGGAACCGACCTCCTGGCCGAGGCCATTCACCGCATCCTGGAGATGGATCTGCAGTTCGTCATGGTCGGAAACGGCGAGCCATGGTCCCATTTTTACTTCGGTGACATCGCCGCCCAGTACCCGGAAAAATTCGCCTGCCTCATCGGTTACAACGAAGCCCTGGCCCACAAGGTGGAGGCGGGATCGGATTTTTTCGTCATGCCTTCGGCCTTCGAGCCGTGCGGCCTGAACCAGATGTACAGCCTGGCCTACGGGACCCCCCCCATCGTGCGCGCCACCGGCGGCCTGGAGGACAGCGTGGAGAATTTCGACGAAGAGACGCTCACCGGCACCGGCTTCAAGTTCTGGAGCCACAGCGCCCAGGCGCTCTTCGACACCGTCGGCTGGGCGGTCTACACCTATTACAACAACCCCCAGGGGCTGGCAGCCCTGAGGAAAAACGGCATGGCCCAGCGCTTCACCTGGGACGACGCGGCACTGAAGTACGAAGAACTGTACAGAAAAGCCATCAAACTCCGGCGCGGCGCCGAGTACTACCGCAACCGTTTCGGCGAATGA
- a CDS encoding cytidylate kinase-like family protein encodes MLEKTLIPSVEKRIGSLLEYNRRMDQQATSRSKARKPRPTITISREFGCEAYPVVECLQEMLEKKTGENWLVMDKELLQEVGRNHNLSEDILGRLGEKPIFLDEMFATFSPHWKSDKECFQLLCEHIIALAGEGNVILMGRGGAYVTQPLKNCRHFRLFASQEFKVRSVCRRLDLPPEEAEKMIVQHQRQRDRFIRGFLDRDARDPSVYHMLINNDLISTEKLARTIMEFVLEA; translated from the coding sequence ATGCTGGAGAAGACACTCATCCCGTCGGTGGAAAAGCGCATCGGTTCCCTGTTGGAGTACAACCGGCGCATGGATCAGCAGGCCACATCCCGGAGCAAGGCCAGAAAGCCCCGGCCAACCATCACCATATCCCGTGAATTCGGTTGCGAGGCCTACCCCGTTGTGGAGTGCCTGCAGGAGATGCTGGAGAAGAAAACCGGCGAGAACTGGCTGGTGATGGACAAGGAACTACTTCAGGAGGTCGGTCGCAATCACAACCTTTCCGAGGACATCCTGGGAAGGCTGGGGGAAAAGCCGATCTTCCTGGACGAGATGTTCGCCACCTTCTCCCCCCACTGGAAGAGCGACAAGGAGTGCTTCCAGCTGCTCTGCGAGCATATCATCGCCCTGGCCGGGGAGGGTAACGTGATCCTGATGGGGCGCGGTGGTGCCTATGTCACCCAGCCGCTGAAGAACTGCCGCCACTTCAGGCTGTTCGCATCTCAGGAGTTCAAGGTCCGCTCCGTCTGCCGCAGGCTCGACCTCCCTCCCGAAGAGGCGGAGAAGATGATCGTGCAGCACCAGCGCCAGCGGGACCGCTTCATTCGCGGCTTCCTGGACCGGGACGCCCGGGACCCGAGCGTGTACCACATGCTGATCAACAACGACCTGATCAGCACCGAGAAGCTCGCCCGCACCATCATGGAGTTCGTGCTGGAGGCATGA